The following is a genomic window from Candidatus Nezhaarchaeota archaeon.
TGCCTTAAGGTCACTGTTACTGATTTGTACGTTTCTGGACCGGGTGGAGTCATTAGTGGTCCTTTAAGGATGCATTGGCAACTCCTTATCGCATCGAGTGCTCCATCCTCCATTGGTTTTCCTGTCTGCCTCCAATAGTCGTAGCCAGCCTTAACTTCTACGTAGTCGGCGTCAAAATCTATGGACTCTAGGACCTTTAGCGATGCTCTCACAACTTCAGGTCCTATACCATCACCATATATGAGTGCTATCTTAAAGCTCAAGGCTTAAGACCCCCAAGCAGTTTTTAGGGTGTTAAACTTAAACGCTTTGGGTGTCTAAATGTTGGACTTGAGGGATTTATGTGATGAGATTGATGGGTTGATGACGTTAGATGTGGGTTTTAGAGGGGTTGCAAGAGGCTTATATCCCGCGGCCAGACTTCATGCTAATAAACCTCTCAGCTTGGCAGCTGCTGAAATGCTTATGAATGCAAGTAGAGTTCTACTCGTTACAGGCTTTAAGGTCCTACCGAGAATTGTTCAAGAGACTGATGGACCTCCGGGAGCCTTGATCCTGGCAAAGACGCTAGTGGACCTTGGAGTTGAAGTCTCAATAGCGATTGAGGAGGATAGTACGAGAATCCTAAAGGCAGGTCTTGAGGTCCTTGATATTGATTGTGAAGTTCTCCCACTACCAATTAACGTTGATTTAACCGACTACTCGCGTGAACTGTTGAATAAGAAGCCTGTAAGCTCATTAGTGTTCATAGAGAAGGCTGGATCTAACGAGGTTGGGGTCTATCATAACATGCGGGGCTCTGACGTTACTCAATACCATGCTAAGGCGGAGGCCCTCCTCCATGAGGCTAAGAGGAGGGGATTAAATGTGATGGCGGTGGGTGATGGAGGGAACGAGGTCGGATTTGGGCTTATTAAGAAGGCTGTGGAGCTCTACGTTCCCAAGGGGAGACGATGTGGCTGTCCTTGTGGCGGGGGAATAGCATCGTCATCCAAGGCCGACCTGGTTATAGTGGCCTCGACATCGAACATAGGCTGCTATGCCATCTCCTGCGCTCTCTCAATGCTTAATGGAGCTCCATGGCCTCACAGTCGAGAGGTTGAGGTTGAACTTATAAAAGCTTTAATTGATGCTGGAGCTGTTGATGGCATGACGTGCAGGAGCGAGATGATGGTTGATGGCGTGCCCATTAACATCACCGCCTCGATAGTTGAGTTGTTAAGGCACATCTCCGATGAAGCGCGGAAGCATTAAAGCCTCATGGATACTGGGACTAGCCCTAGCTTCTTGTAGACGTTCTCCACGTAGATGAGGCACTCATCCCAGCTTTTGCACGCTAGTAAGGCAAGGTGTGAGGTGCATGAGCAATCACTTGATCCAAACCCTTCGATGCAGCGAAATGACTTACCTAGGCGGGAGGCAACGATGCACTCCAACTCCTTCTCAGCTCTTGAGGCTACCACCCCCACAACCTTCACTGTGGGTAGTGAAGTTAAATAATCGATGTGCCACCTTAATTTCTTGTCCTTCCTTAAATGTCTAAGAAGCCTACCTCTAAGGCTTAAGGCTCCTCTGCCAAGACCTGAGCCTGTATAAGCGTAGAAGCCTCTCTTTATCCCCACAATGCCTAAGGAGCCTACATGGATTCTCAAGCTCCTTTTGACGTGAAGTATTATGGTGTAGACTCCCTTTTCAGGTAGCATGGTTATCGGAGGCTCATTGAGCCTGTTAACGTCATCCTTATGGTCGGGACCCGGGTTACAAATCATTGCCTCCAAGACAGTGGTTCTGACTGAGAGAGTATTAACGTTTCGCATATATACCTAAGTAGGTCTAAACGTAGTGTGGGGCTGTGATCGAGGGTTCAAAGCGCTGAGCCATGAAGAAGCTGACTACACAGTGAGCCCCACTCGAAACCTTTAAAGTTAAGTTGTTAGGGTTGCTTAAGTGAGGGTCACGCATCATGGTTTCATGTTTTAGCTTAGTTAAACGTCTAGGAGGCTTCTGTAATGTCTAAATCGAGGAGCTCTAAGAAATCTAGGGAGAAGAGCAGTGATAGAGAAGAGGGTAGCAGTGAGGAAAAATCAGTATTGATACACTCTGATAGAGGGAGCATAAAGAGGGTCATTGAGATTGAGGGGCCGCTTCATGAGGCTGTTAAGAAGGCTGCTTTTGAGGCTCTTCAACTCTGGAATCCTGAAGCTTCCGACTTTGTTGTAATGAGGGATAACTACGTAAAGACGTTAAAGTTACCATTAACCAGGGAGGAGTATGAGTACTACTCAAAGTTTGAGTTGAAGCGGAGTACTGACAAGGCGGAAGCAATTATACCAATATACGTGGCTTCATTTAATAATGAGTGGAGAGATACTGACTACTACGATAATGAGGTCTTCATAATAGCTCCCAAGCTTCCTAGTGAGGATTTGGAGGAGCTTAAGAAGAGAGCTATGCTAGCCACTTCAGAAGAGCAGTTAGAGACATACGAGCTTGGAGGGTTGGAAGAGGATCTAGAAAGTTTAGGGGAGGAAGAAGAGGGAGAGGAGGATTAAATTACCTCTTAAAGAATGACGTTATGTTTTTTACTCCAAGTACCGAGTCGAAGTCTAGGCCTAGTGCTGTCAATATCTGTTCAAATACAGTCCTCATGTGTTCAAGGTATTTGTCCACGTCGACTTCATCTATTCTTGCTAGCTGAATTGGTTTCACGCCTGGTTCACCCTTTACTTTCACGAACCTTATTACTGAGCCGGCACCTATGTTCTTCTTGTACGCCATGAGGAGTTTTGCAGCCTTAACATGCTGTGACGATACTGCATACTCTGATGGAGGCTTTGAAAGCATTACTGTGAAAGCTAAATCGTCTAAGCTATACCTCCTCTGTCTTAGCTTATCATAAACCTCCTTAGTCAGCTTTTGCACAGCTACCTTAGCCTTCTCAAACTCTTCAGGAGTGTTAGCTTTACTTAGTATGGCCATGAAGTTCATGAAGGCCTCCTTCAAGAATAAGGGGGTGTTCCTCTTCTTTCCCACAAGACCCTTTATGTCCACATCACCATTGGTTAGCACACCAACATAATTCTTCTTTAAGCCGGAGAAGGCTACGAACCTATAGTTCTTATCGTGGTCTAAGTCGACTTTAAGCTCTTCTTCAGCCCACTCCACTAACTTTCTAATCTTATCCTCATCTGGATTATGTATGAAGATGCTGTCTGTATCACCGTATATCACGTGTAGCCCAAGGCTTTGAGCCTTCTCTATAGTTTTAGTAATTATGTAGCGGCCTATGGCCGTTACGCTCTCAGCTACCGGTGGACAGTATAGTGAGAAGTTTGAAGAGCCCATAACGCCGTAGGAGGCATTT
Proteins encoded in this region:
- a CDS encoding DUF4392 domain-containing protein, encoding MDLRDLCDEIDGLMTLDVGFRGVARGLYPAARLHANKPLSLAAAEMLMNASRVLLVTGFKVLPRIVQETDGPPGALILAKTLVDLGVEVSIAIEEDSTRILKAGLEVLDIDCEVLPLPINVDLTDYSRELLNKKPVSSLVFIEKAGSNEVGVYHNMRGSDVTQYHAKAEALLHEAKRRGLNVMAVGDGGNEVGFGLIKKAVELYVPKGRRCGCPCGGGIASSSKADLVIVASTSNIGCYAISCALSMLNGAPWPHSREVEVELIKALIDAGAVDGMTCRSEMMVDGVPINITASIVELLRHISDEARKH
- a CDS encoding GIY-YIG nuclease family protein; translation: MICNPGPDHKDDVNRLNEPPITMLPEKGVYTIILHVKRSLRIHVGSLGIVGIKRGFYAYTGSGLGRGALSLRGRLLRHLRKDKKLRWHIDYLTSLPTVKVVGVVASRAEKELECIVASRLGKSFRCIEGFGSSDCSCTSHLALLACKSWDECLIYVENVYKKLGLVPVSMRL
- a CDS encoding DUF2286 domain-containing protein encodes the protein MSKSRSSKKSREKSSDREEGSSEEKSVLIHSDRGSIKRVIEIEGPLHEAVKKAAFEALQLWNPEASDFVVMRDNYVKTLKLPLTREEYEYYSKFELKRSTDKAEAIIPIYVASFNNEWRDTDYYDNEVFIIAPKLPSEDLEELKKRAMLATSEEQLETYELGGLEEDLESLGEEEEGEED